TTATTTCTACCTTAGCATTATTTCCAAACGGATCGCGAGTAGTAGCTTTTAGGATATGCGCCCCATCAGCAACTGTAGTTGAATCCCAAACAAACTCATAAGGAGCAGTCGTATCTTCAGCGGCTAAAGGTGTTCCATCAACCGCAAAGAAGACACCAGCCACCGCTGTATCATCACTACTAGACGCAGTTAGAGTAATAGTCCCAGAGATTGTGTCCCCCTGAAGTGGATTTATAAATTCAACCACCGGTGGATTAATTTCAGATGGTGTACCGGTACCGGTTTCAAACAAACCAACCTCATCAATCGTAAGTGTTGTTACTGTACTAATCAGATGATACAGCGTTACGTTCACAACGTTAGCCGGCGGAACAAACTTACCGGAGATTTGTGTCCAATTAGCTGCAGCCGGGATTTCTTTAATAACACCAAAGTAATGCTCAGAACCGTCAGCGAATTGATAACGTCCAATCACGTCAGAGATAGTTCCGGCTTTATACTTAGTCGTATAGGTGTACTCAACACCTGGTGTTACAGCGACTGGAGCAGGTGCCCACTTAGCGTCGCCATCATCTAAAGCAGTATAGCTAGTAATGACCACCTCAGCCCCATTACCTCCATCAGAACCAGCCACCGGATAGTTAAATACTCGTGTATGACTTCCCCAGCCAGCCGGAGTCCAACCAACCGGATTACCATCGGCTCCAACTTGTTCAAAGTCTCCATTTTGGATTAAGTTAACTCCCACCGGCGGCGGCATAGTTGTACTATTATCGACTGTTATATCAATATCTACACTAGACCCTAATTGCCCATCAGTATCATGCGCTGTGGCAGATATGGTATGTAAACCATTCGTTACAGTGTTCGAATCCCACACAAACACATGAGGTGAACCAGAATTTGTGGTCTGAATCTGTACACCATCTACCAAAAGGTTAATGTCAGAAATACCTACATTGTCTATGGCTGTAACCTGTACATTTACTAGACCAGAAACAGTATCTCCATTACTGGGTGCTTTTACATTAACAGTTGGAGATACAACATCGGTAGCGCCACTTGGATCAACCACCTTCACATCATCAATGGTAAGTTCACCGACTCCGGCGATTAAGTGGAATAGAGTCATCGAGACAGCGTTGGCTGGTGTAGTGACAGTTCCCGAGAAAGTCTGCCATGCGCCGCCAGTACTTGGTAAGGCCTGCACAAAAGCATACTGCACAGAACTATCAGCCATGGTATATCTAACCAAGACGTCAGTAGCGATAGTAGAGTTGTAACTATCCCCGATAGAATAATCTTTTCCACCAGTCACAGCCACATCATCAAAGTACCATTTAGCGTCTCCGTCGGTGTAGTTAGTAATAGCCACTTTGGCACCATTACCAGTGTTGCCTGGAGTTGGGTAAGTAAAGACAGGATTGTTAGTTCCCCAGCCACCCTGATGCCAGTTAGATGGACTGCCATTTCCAGCGTTATTTTCTAAATCACCGTTACTAACTATGTTTGTGTAAAATACCGCTGAGTCATTAACGATTTTCCAACCTACCGCTTTATCTGAGCTATTCCCAACACCATCCGTCGCCTTAGCTACAACTGTATAAGTACCGTCCGATACAACTGTTGAATCAAACTCAAATATGTACGGTGAACTGCTAGATGTAAAATATGTACCGTCAATTGGTCCTAAGGTATCAGGACTCAATAGATAAAATTCTACATTTGTGATTCCTGAAAGATCGGTAGCTTCAATTCTTACGTTCTTAATTCCTGTTATATCAGATAGGTTACCGGGCACAATATCAACACTTGGTCCTGCAGTGTCAGGAGTAGTAGAAGAATTGTTTACAATCACATTAACAACGTCTGACTGAGCTGAGTTCTGATTTACATCGGTAGCTTCAATAAATACTGCATGATTACCATTAGCGTAAGCGGTTGTATCTAATTCTAAACTATATGGTGAAACACCATCAACACGAATAGACTTTCCATCAACAAATAACTGTACAAAACTTACACCAACATTATCAGTAACATCCGCATTCACGAACACTGTACCAGTAATTTCTTGCCCATCTGTCAAAGACGTTATACTCACCGTCGGCGGAGTTGTATCCGCTGTACTGGTGCTGTTTGGATCAACCACCTTCACATCATCAATGGTAAGTTCACCGACTCCGGCGATTAAGTGGAATAGAGTCATCGAGACAGCGTTGGCTGGTGTAGTGACAGTTCCCGAGAAAGTCTGCCATGCGCCGCCAGTACTTGGTAAGGCCTGCACAAAAGCATACTGCACAGAACTATCAGCCATGGTATATCTAACCAAGACGTCAGTAGCGATAGTAGAGTTGTAACTATCCCCGATAGAATAATCTTTTCCACCAGTCACAGCCACATCATCAAAGTACCATTTAGCGTCTCCGTCGGTGTAGTTAGTAATAGCCACTTTGGCACCATTACCAGTGTTGCCTGGAGTTGGGTAAGTAAAGACAGGATTGTTAGTTCCCCAGCCACCCTGATGCCAACCGGTTGGACCAGCGGTTTCAAAGTCTCCGTTTACCACTAAGTTATTAGTGGTAGTAGCGGTGGTGGTACCACTATTATTTACTGTTACATTAATGCTAGGAGTATTAGCTGTATTACCAGCTGTGTCATGTATATGACCAGCCAAGGTGTAAGTTCCATCAGCTACCGAGGTAGTATCCCAAGAAACTGCAAACGGTGGCTCTGAATCACCGACCCCCACCTCTGTTCCATCAACCTCCAGATGAACAGAAGCTACACCAACATTATCAGTTGCATTAACCTCAACCGATACCACCCCGGAAATAACATCTCCATCTGCGATATTGGTAATTGTTCCGGTTGGCGGCGTAACGTCTCCACTAGCAGCCAAAGTCAAAGAATAATCATCAACCACTAGTTGCCCGATACCGTAAATTTCATGAAAGATAGTAACAGTCTGAATACCACTTGGTACAATAAAGTTAATTGTATTTGTGGTAGGTGTCGAAGTGGCTGGCACAGTGGCTAAGTATTGGTAAGTGGCTGTACCGTCAGGACGAATGAATTGAGCGGTTAAGTCAGACGGGATATTGGCGGTGTATTGATTTTTGAAAGTATACTCAGCTCCAGGAGTAACAAAAACCGGTGAAAAAGCCCACTTAGCACTACCACTTTGGTAATCTAATATTTCTACCTTGGCAGCCTTACTGCCAGCTAACCCAGCTACCGGGTAAGTGTAAATTGGATTCATGACACCATACCAACTCTGTACCCAGTCAAGTGGAGTACCGGCTAGAGCTCCTTCAGTTTCCAGTGACGGATTAGAGATCAAGTTACCTGAACCTATTCCATTATCCAGATACATGTTGATACTTTGTGATGAGGTAAGACCGGCACTATCAGTTACTGTCAAAATAATCTCCATATAAACGTCCGGATCATTGTGGTCGTCAGCGATAAAATTAATATCTTTCACGCCACTAAACTGCTGCACGGTATGAGTATGAGTGTTATGGTGCAGTAACACTGTCCAAGCAAAAGCTGAGGCCGGTAAGGTACCGTCCTCTGGATCAGTCCCATCACCAGAAACCGCTACGCTTTCTAACGCTTTATATAGAGAACCCGAAGCCGGGCTAACAATCTTGGCTTGCGGTGCCTGGTTACCAGCTGTGATAGTTATACTTTTGGCTGCCACCGCTCCAAAAGTATCGGTCACTGTCACACTAGCTAAGTAACTACCATTACTATTATAAATATGAGTTGGATTAGCTTCAGTAGAAGTACTACCGTCACCAAAATCCCAAGCGTAGGTTATGGCATCACCATCAGGATCAGCTGTCCCAGCCGTAGAGAAATCAACTGATAGTGGAGTTAGTCCAGAAATCGGGTTGGCCGACAATTGTACTACCGGTCGACGATTACCGTTAGTATGAGTCACTCGCATCAAGTTACCAGTAACAATATCAAGATAGTAAATACTGCCATCAAGACCGTTGGTAATTTCAACCGGCCAAGTCATACCACCACTAAAGTTTTCTACCGATACTAGGTTACCAGCCGCATCCAACACCATTCGCTTCAACCACATCTGAGCATAATCACCAATCAAGATACTGGTTTCATAATTAGCTGGGTAAGCACTGTTTGAGAAAAAGGCACCAGCGGTAATTGATCCAGCTCCTGCTGAGTTGTGTGGGTAAGTATACAATGGACTGGTACTAGTAGAAGAAGGAGAACAAGCGTAGCTAGTCGTACTGTTACCCTCAATACATGGCCAACCATAGTTGGCGCCCTTTTTAACCTCATTCATCTCTTCCCAACTACTCCAACCAACATCACCTCCGTACATTTTTCCGGTTTTTGGATCAAAGTTGAAACGGAACATATTTCTAAACCCTAGAGCATAAACCTTTGAACGATTAGAGTTCGGATTTCCGTCATAAAAAGGATTGTCTGCCGGAGCGGTACCGTCAGTGTTGATACGCAGCACTTTTCCGGCCAAAGAATCAATGTTTTGGGCTCGCAAAGCCCGCGGGTCAACTGCCGCAAAGTCAGCTCCATCACCTAAAGTAGCGTAAAGATATCCATCTGGACCAAACCTTAGACCACCAGCACTGTGACTACTGGAGTCAGACGGAATACAATCAGCTGTTACTGCAAAATCTTCACAAGAAGGAGCGGCCGCTGAACCACCAACAGTCCCCACTAAGACGACCTTGCTGGACTCACTAGCAGTATCACCCACTACCGTAAGACGGACGATACGTGCTGTCTTAGAACTCGCCACGTTGGTTCCGGGAGAGTTTTCGTAGGTGTAAGAAAGATAAATATAACCATTAGTCGAGAAGTTTGGGTCAACCGCAATACCCAAAAGACCTCTGTCGCCAAAGGTGTTCACATCAGTCAGAGACACTAAGGGGTTAGGTAGTACCACGCCGTCTTTAACAATCTTAACGGTTCCACTTTTTTCAGTAACAAAAATACGCCCATCAGGAGCAAAAGCCACTGCTGTCGCCAATGAAAAACCACCCGCCACTACCCCAGACTCAAAACCTGGCTCAACGATCTGAGCACTAGCAAAGAGCGGTGCCGAAAAGACAAGAATACCGGCTACTATACCAAAGATTAGTGTACTGAGTTTTACGACATAATCCGAAAAAGTATCCTTTATTTTTTCAACACCTGCTATTACCCCTACTTTTGCTTTTGACATACTTATTTTATTTAAAACTACTGACCTATTAATATGAATAAATCCTAATAAAAATACGATAAAACCCGATACTGCTAAAACTTGGAAAACCGAATCTGAAATAACCACAGCCAAACCAGTAGCTACAGTCGCCACAAAATGCTTCACAAATATCACCTGTGGTTCAGAAGCACCAGACGCCAAACCCATAGTCAACACTGTGAACAGCAACGAAAATAGATAAAAACTAACAGCTATCAGTATAAATAAGGCTATAATCCGGTTAATCAGCACATTTTTTACCACTCCACCGCCTTTGCCATAAGTCTGAAAAGCGGATTGTAACTTATCACCCCGAAAAAAATTTATAATAGCGGCGATACCGATAATTAGAAAATGAACGATAAGTAAGAGTCCTGAGAACGGGAAAGGCATAGTGATTAATTATTATTGTGATTACTAGTAAAGCGCTGCGGATGGAACCAGGTTAGATTTTTACGACGTAAAATAACCTCTTTGACCATTTGTTCCAAGAATATATACGAGTTGATAACCATGATAAAAGCGTACGGTATAGGTATCAACAACAACTCTGGACGCTTTTCCTTCCAAGCTGCAAATATAGCAAAAAGTATCGCTATTGCAAAATAAGCCAGAATAAATCCGCCAAAATACTTTAGACTGATAAAAGGTAACACGAATAACAGAAAAGCAAAAATAGTACCCTCAATATACATCATCGATAATTCCAA
Above is a genomic segment from Candidatus Nomurabacteria bacterium containing:
- a CDS encoding PQQ-dependent sugar dehydrogenase — encoded protein: MPFPFSGLLLIVHFLIIGIAAIINFFRGDKLQSAFQTYGKGGGVVKNVLINRIIALFILIAVSFYLFSLLFTVLTMGLASGASEPQVIFVKHFVATVATGLAVVISDSVFQVLAVSGFIVFLLGFIHINRSVVLNKISMSKAKVGVIAGVEKIKDTFSDYVVKLSTLIFGIVAGILVFSAPLFASAQIVEPGFESGVVAGGFSLATAVAFAPDGRIFVTEKSGTVKIVKDGVVLPNPLVSLTDVNTFGDRGLLGIAVDPNFSTNGYIYLSYTYENSPGTNVASSKTARIVRLTVVGDTASESSKVVLVGTVGGSAAAPSCEDFAVTADCIPSDSSSHSAGGLRFGPDGYLYATLGDGADFAAVDPRALRAQNIDSLAGKVLRINTDGTAPADNPFYDGNPNSNRSKVYALGFRNMFRFNFDPKTGKMYGGDVGWSSWEEMNEVKKGANYGWPCIEGNSTTSYACSPSSTSTSPLYTYPHNSAGAGSITAGAFFSNSAYPANYETSILIGDYAQMWLKRMVLDAAGNLVSVENFSGGMTWPVEITNGLDGSIYYLDIVTGNLMRVTHTNGNRRPVVQLSANPISGLTPLSVDFSTAGTADPDGDAITYAWDFGDGSTSTEANPTHIYNSNGSYLASVTVTDTFGAVAAKSITITAGNQAPQAKIVSPASGSLYKALESVAVSGDGTDPEDGTLPASAFAWTVLLHHNTHTHTVQQFSGVKDINFIADDHNDPDVYMEIILTVTDSAGLTSSQSINMYLDNGIGSGNLISNPSLETEGALAGTPLDWVQSWYGVMNPIYTYPVAGLAGSKAAKVEILDYQSGSAKWAFSPVFVTPGAEYTFKNQYTANIPSDLTAQFIRPDGTATYQYLATVPATSTPTTNTINFIVPSGIQTVTIFHEIYGIGQLVVDDYSLTLAASGDVTPPTGTITNIADGDVISGVVSVEVNATDNVGVASVHLEVDGTEVGVGDSEPPFAVSWDTTSVADGTYTLAGHIHDTAGNTANTPSINVTVNNSGTTTATTTNNLVVNGDFETAGPTGWHQGGWGTNNPVFTYPTPGNTGNGAKVAITNYTDGDAKWYFDDVAVTGGKDYSIGDSYNSTIATDVLVRYTMADSSVQYAFVQALPSTGGAWQTFSGTVTTPANAVSMTLFHLIAGVGELTIDDVKVVDPNSTSTADTTPPTVSITSLTDGQEITGTVFVNADVTDNVGVSFVQLFVDGKSIRVDGVSPYSLELDTTAYANGNHAVFIEATDVNQNSAQSDVVNVIVNNSSTTPDTAGPSVDIVPGNLSDITGIKNVRIEATDLSGITNVEFYLLSPDTLGPIDGTYFTSSSSPYIFEFDSTVVSDGTYTVVAKATDGVGNSSDKAVGWKIVNDSAVFYTNIVSNGDLENNAGNGSPSNWHQGGWGTNNPVFTYPTPGNTGNGAKVAITNYTDGDAKWYFDDVAVTGGKDYSIGDSYNSTIATDVLVRYTMADSSVQYAFVQALPSTGGAWQTFSGTVTTPANAVSMTLFHLIAGVGELTIDDVKVVDPSGATDVVSPTVNVKAPSNGDTVSGLVNVQVTAIDNVGISDINLLVDGVQIQTTNSGSPHVFVWDSNTVTNGLHTISATAHDTDGQLGSSVDIDITVDNSTTMPPPVGVNLIQNGDFEQVGADGNPVGWTPAGWGSHTRVFNYPVAGSDGGNGAEVVITSYTALDDGDAKWAPAPVAVTPGVEYTYTTKYKAGTISDVIGRYQFADGSEHYFGVIKEIPAAANWTQISGKFVPPANVVNVTLYHLISTVTTLTIDEVGLFETGTGTPSEINPPVVEFINPLQGDTISGTITLTASSSDDTAVAGVFFAVDGTPLAAEDTTAPYEFVWDSTTVADGAHILKATTRDPFGNNAKVEITVTVDNSTTTPPTDTTAPTVSLTSPVNNDTVAGNVSVNVTANDNVAVAGVTLLIDGTAVLTEDTTAPYTFAWDSTTVADGVHTISATARDAAGNVGTATNISVTVANSTPPPVGNNLVLNSDLENDAGNGNPTNWHQGGWGTNDRVLTYPVAGNGGNGAKVAIANYTDGDAKWYFDDVAVTGGATYTIGDDYSSTIASQVVVRYTLADNSFQYELVQNLPSTGGAWNSFSQAISVPANAVSLTVFHLIAGVGELAIDNVSVL